The following are from one region of the Sandaracinus amylolyticus genome:
- a CDS encoding SDR family NAD(P)-dependent oxidoreductase, with protein MSRHTPITAVVTGASSGIGLAVARAFLRRGDRVVGNGRDQARLEAAARTLDAGERFVPVAGDIADPATSARIFDVAESRFGRVEVLVNNAGIFRSKAITEYTDADLDALIDTNLRGFVHATKRAAQHMTAHGGGHVVNVTASIALQPLANVPAALPILIKGGLHAATKALALELAPKKILVSAVAPGIVDTPLYAPEMHDFLRTLQPLGRIASADEIAEAVLHLASATFTTGVVLPVDGGMSAGRW; from the coding sequence ATGTCGAGACACACTCCCATCACCGCCGTGGTCACCGGCGCATCGAGCGGCATCGGTCTCGCGGTCGCGCGCGCGTTCCTGCGGCGCGGCGATCGCGTCGTGGGCAACGGGCGCGATCAGGCGCGGCTCGAGGCCGCGGCGCGCACCCTCGATGCCGGCGAGCGCTTCGTGCCGGTCGCGGGCGACATCGCGGATCCCGCGACGTCGGCGCGGATCTTCGACGTCGCGGAGTCGCGCTTCGGTCGCGTCGAGGTGCTCGTGAACAACGCGGGCATCTTCCGATCGAAGGCGATCACCGAGTACACCGACGCCGATCTCGACGCGCTGATCGACACCAACCTGCGCGGATTCGTGCACGCGACGAAGCGCGCGGCGCAGCACATGACGGCGCACGGCGGCGGGCACGTCGTGAACGTCACCGCGAGCATCGCGCTGCAGCCGCTCGCGAACGTGCCCGCGGCGCTGCCGATCCTGATCAAGGGCGGGCTCCACGCCGCGACGAAGGCGCTCGCGCTCGAGCTCGCGCCGAAGAAGATCCTGGTCTCGGCGGTCGCGCCGGGGATCGTCGACACGCCGCTCTACGCGCCGGAGATGCACGACTTCCTGCGCACGCTGCAGCCCCTCGGGCGCATCGCGAGCGCGGACGAGATCGCGGAGGCGGTGCTGCACCTCGCGAGCGCGACGTTCACCACGGGCGTGGTCCTGCCGGTCGACGGCGGCATGAGCGCGGGGCGCTGGTGA
- a CDS encoding nuclear transport factor 2 family protein: MDDRDDIRALVETYFEGLFHGDTNRLRRVFHERARLTGVVRGERSERGLDEYLAAVAHRRSPESLGDARAMRVIAIDVIGDVAVVRASVAMLGFDYADVLSLAKHEGRWSIVHKLFTHVGS; the protein is encoded by the coding sequence ATGGACGACCGCGACGACATCCGTGCGCTGGTCGAGACGTACTTCGAGGGTTTGTTCCACGGTGACACGAATCGGCTGCGGCGCGTCTTCCACGAGCGCGCGCGCCTGACCGGCGTGGTGCGCGGCGAGCGCTCGGAGCGCGGGCTCGACGAGTACCTCGCGGCGGTCGCGCATCGACGATCGCCGGAGTCGCTCGGCGACGCGCGCGCGATGCGCGTGATCGCGATCGACGTGATCGGCGACGTCGCGGTGGTGCGCGCGAGCGTCGCGATGCTGGGCTTCGACTACGCCGACGTGCTCTCGCTCGCGAAGCACGAGGGTCGCTGGTCGATCGTGCACAAGCTCTTCACCCACGTGGGGTCGTGA
- a CDS encoding PPC domain-containing protein encodes MRASTLSFLGALAVLSTACGDDDATADTDAGTNDASIDGGGSDAGGNGDAGDPDGCIAVRATTWTLEGLDDVSIGYLARLVPEVDGDVYDLSIQFYRYETEYVGTFDVSTGPDSNHESCAHCVQAWHGTDRSRGFFVTEGTLELTSDPFEMRLAGSLTGARLIEVTIEGPTLMSVPVPDGRCLVVEDVEFDRTFAPEGWTCATESWHDGETCDCGCGPIDPDCYEDLPIEGCFPGEVCVGVPNQEILRIDGACKEACDRATGDACDVGVCSFGPNNVDVCVSELEDWDPEADVGETCAEGAGFCAIDEGGFVRGVCDIHDRNDRECKPTCDEDTDCDVAAFERCYTITAGWPPEGFCSPRYPLDWTCSGDRYEDGTYCDCACGVFDPDCYDETRAVRGCGDDETCVDGSACEPIPANDTCAAAIPLTPGTPVTGNTLGALPQYAAATPCVTSEQRGPDVVYSIALTAGQTLTVTATPSEHNLALSLRGPGAASVCDATSSCIAGVDARERAMAETLTHTATTAGTYYVIVDSFWSGEYGEFTLNATVTP; translated from the coding sequence ATGCGAGCCTCGACACTCTCCTTCCTGGGCGCGCTGGCCGTCCTCTCGACGGCCTGCGGTGACGACGACGCGACGGCCGACACCGACGCGGGCACGAACGACGCCTCGATCGACGGCGGCGGGAGCGACGCTGGAGGCAACGGCGACGCCGGTGACCCCGACGGCTGCATCGCGGTGCGCGCGACGACGTGGACGCTCGAGGGGCTCGACGACGTGTCGATCGGCTACCTCGCGCGGCTCGTCCCCGAGGTCGACGGCGACGTGTACGACCTGTCGATCCAGTTCTATCGCTACGAGACCGAGTACGTCGGCACGTTCGACGTGAGCACCGGTCCCGACTCGAACCACGAGAGCTGCGCGCACTGCGTGCAGGCGTGGCACGGCACCGATCGATCGCGCGGCTTCTTCGTCACCGAGGGCACGCTCGAGCTCACCTCGGATCCCTTCGAGATGCGGCTCGCGGGCTCGCTCACCGGCGCGCGGCTGATCGAGGTGACGATCGAGGGTCCGACGCTGATGTCGGTGCCGGTGCCCGACGGGCGCTGCCTGGTCGTCGAGGACGTGGAGTTCGATCGCACCTTCGCGCCCGAGGGCTGGACCTGCGCGACGGAGTCCTGGCACGACGGCGAGACCTGCGACTGCGGGTGCGGCCCGATCGATCCCGACTGCTACGAGGACCTGCCGATCGAGGGCTGCTTCCCGGGCGAGGTCTGCGTCGGCGTGCCGAACCAGGAGATCCTGCGCATCGACGGCGCGTGCAAGGAGGCCTGCGATCGCGCGACCGGCGACGCGTGCGACGTCGGCGTGTGCTCGTTCGGCCCGAACAACGTCGACGTGTGCGTCTCGGAGCTGGAGGACTGGGATCCCGAGGCCGACGTCGGCGAGACCTGCGCCGAGGGCGCGGGCTTCTGCGCGATCGACGAGGGCGGGTTCGTGCGCGGCGTGTGCGACATCCACGACCGCAACGATCGCGAGTGCAAGCCCACCTGCGACGAGGACACCGACTGCGACGTGGCCGCGTTCGAGCGCTGCTACACGATCACCGCGGGCTGGCCGCCCGAGGGCTTCTGCTCGCCGCGATATCCGCTCGACTGGACCTGCAGCGGCGATCGCTACGAGGACGGCACGTACTGCGACTGCGCGTGCGGCGTGTTCGATCCCGACTGCTACGACGAGACGCGCGCGGTGCGCGGCTGCGGCGACGACGAGACCTGCGTCGACGGCAGCGCGTGCGAGCCGATCCCCGCGAACGACACCTGCGCGGCCGCGATCCCGCTCACGCCGGGCACGCCGGTCACCGGCAACACGCTGGGCGCGCTCCCGCAGTACGCCGCCGCGACGCCGTGCGTGACCTCGGAGCAGCGGGGCCCCGACGTCGTGTACTCGATCGCGCTCACCGCGGGACAGACGCTGACCGTCACCGCGACCCCGAGCGAGCACAACCTCGCGCTCTCGCTGCGCGGACCGGGCGCGGCGAGCGTGTGCGATGCGACGAGCTCGTGCATCGCGGGTGTGGACGCGAGGGAGCGCGCGATGGCGGAGACGCTCACGCACACCGCGACGACCGCGGGCACGTACTACGTGATCGTCGACTCGTTCTGGAGCGGCGAGTACGGCGAGTTCACGCTGAACGCGACCGTCACGCCGTGA
- a CDS encoding LysR family transcriptional regulator — MNRKLDDVMLGTIELFCLAAELGSFTAAANRAGVTPAAVSRSISRLEERLGVRLFVRTTRRIRLTDAGVTYAQSSRRALSQLADAERDVSGRQSAPAGLVRVSVPTTYGHHRLLPRLPAFRARYPAVRVDIHLSNRNVAFVHEDYDVAIRVRAQRDSSLVSRKLEDAELVLVASPAYLARAGTPRTVDDLHQHECIQFELPSTGRHIPWPVRIDGADVEVETRGSYACSDDVLGGVTLALAGAGIFQTYRFVVEQPLAEGRLVEVLPALRGPSRPFNLLYPHGRRLPTRVRAFIDFLLEDRRDS; from the coding sequence ATGAATCGCAAGCTCGACGACGTGATGCTGGGCACCATCGAGCTCTTCTGCCTCGCGGCGGAGCTCGGCTCGTTCACCGCCGCGGCGAACCGCGCGGGCGTGACGCCCGCCGCCGTGAGCCGCTCGATCTCGCGCCTCGAGGAGCGCCTCGGCGTGCGCCTCTTCGTGCGCACCACGCGACGGATCCGGCTCACCGACGCGGGCGTCACGTACGCGCAGAGCTCCCGTCGCGCGCTCTCGCAGCTCGCCGACGCCGAGCGCGACGTCAGCGGCCGGCAGAGCGCGCCCGCCGGGCTCGTGCGCGTCAGCGTGCCCACGACCTACGGCCATCATCGCCTGCTGCCGCGGCTGCCCGCGTTCCGCGCCCGGTATCCCGCCGTGCGCGTCGACATCCACCTCAGCAATCGCAACGTCGCGTTCGTGCACGAGGACTACGACGTCGCGATCCGCGTGCGCGCGCAGCGCGACTCGTCGCTCGTGTCGCGCAAGCTCGAGGACGCGGAGCTCGTGCTGGTCGCGTCTCCGGCGTACCTCGCGCGCGCCGGCACGCCGCGCACCGTCGACGACCTCCACCAGCACGAGTGCATCCAGTTCGAGCTCCCGAGCACCGGGCGCCACATCCCGTGGCCGGTGCGCATCGACGGCGCCGACGTCGAGGTCGAGACGCGCGGCAGCTACGCGTGCTCGGACGACGTGCTCGGCGGCGTCACGCTCGCGCTCGCGGGCGCCGGCATCTTCCAGACCTATCGCTTCGTCGTGGAGCAGCCGCTCGCCGAGGGACGTCTCGTCGAGGTGCTCCCCGCGCTCCGCGGGCCCTCACGACCGTTCAACCTGCTCTATCCGCACGGGCGTCGTCTGCCCACGCGGGTGCGCGCGTTCATCGACTTCCTGCTCGAGGATCGTCGCGACTCGTGA
- a CDS encoding NAD(P)H-dependent flavin oxidoreductase: MTTTRSLETPLTRAVGIEVPLLCGAMYPCSNPELIAAVSDAGGMGIVQPISMSFVHGHELREGLRLIGRMTKKPIGFNAIVEKSSKVYEDRMRRWIDIALEEGVRFFVTALGNPRWVVEKVHAVGGTVYHDVTSRKWAERALEGGVDGFIAVNARAGGHAGDQTPEKLLEELAPLGKPVVCAGGVGDERAFTRMLGLGYAGVQMGTRFIATEECRAHADYKDAIVRAHAEQVVLTEKISGVPVAVIETPYVKAVGTKAGWLGKRLLRHPKGKHWMRTFYTMRSVWQLKRASLEGSGYQQYFQAGKSVDGIERVEPAGDVVRRFADAARQADALAAE, translated from the coding sequence ATGACGACGACGCGATCGCTCGAGACGCCGCTCACCCGTGCCGTGGGAATCGAAGTGCCGCTCCTCTGCGGAGCGATGTACCCGTGCTCCAACCCCGAGCTGATCGCCGCGGTGAGCGACGCCGGCGGCATGGGCATCGTGCAGCCGATCTCGATGTCGTTCGTGCACGGGCACGAGCTGCGCGAGGGCCTGCGGTTGATTGGTCGGATGACCAAGAAACCGATCGGCTTCAACGCGATCGTGGAGAAGTCGTCGAAGGTCTACGAGGACCGGATGCGCCGCTGGATCGACATCGCGCTCGAGGAAGGCGTGCGCTTCTTCGTGACGGCGCTGGGCAATCCGCGCTGGGTCGTCGAGAAGGTCCACGCGGTGGGCGGCACCGTCTATCACGACGTGACGAGCCGCAAGTGGGCGGAGCGCGCGCTCGAGGGCGGCGTCGACGGGTTCATCGCGGTGAACGCGCGCGCGGGCGGGCACGCGGGCGACCAGACGCCGGAGAAGCTGCTCGAGGAGCTCGCGCCGCTCGGCAAGCCGGTGGTGTGCGCGGGCGGCGTCGGCGACGAGCGCGCGTTCACGCGCATGCTCGGGCTCGGCTACGCCGGCGTGCAGATGGGCACGCGCTTCATCGCGACCGAGGAGTGCCGCGCGCACGCGGACTACAAGGACGCGATCGTTCGCGCCCACGCGGAGCAGGTCGTGCTGACCGAGAAGATCAGCGGCGTGCCGGTCGCGGTGATCGAGACGCCGTACGTGAAGGCGGTGGGCACGAAGGCGGGCTGGCTCGGCAAGCGGTTGCTGCGTCATCCCAAGGGCAAGCACTGGATGCGCACCTTCTACACGATGCGCTCGGTGTGGCAGCTCAAGCGCGCGTCGCTCGAGGGCAGCGGCTACCAGCAGTACTTCCAGGCGGGCAAGAGCGTCGACGGCATCGAGCGCGTCGAGCCGGCGGGCGACGTCGTGCGCCGCTTCGCCGACGCCGCGCGCCAGGCCGACGCGCTCGCGGCGGAGTGA
- a CDS encoding tautomerase family protein — protein sequence MPYVLIQVTDEGVTREQKAELVRGSTELLQRVLGKDPKLTFVVIDEVATDNWGVAGELVSERKTRDRR from the coding sequence ATGCCGTACGTGCTGATCCAGGTGACCGACGAGGGCGTCACGCGCGAGCAGAAGGCCGAGCTGGTGCGCGGCTCGACCGAGCTGCTGCAGCGCGTGCTCGGCAAGGACCCGAAGCTGACGTTCGTCGTGATCGACGAGGTCGCGACCGACAACTGGGGCGTGGCGGGCGAGCTGGTGAGCGAGAGGAAGACGCGCGACCGGCGATGA
- a CDS encoding peptide ligase PGM1-related protein, whose translation MILDPAPGSDDERLRFAQLQSRLGPMFRDVFSHPAAPRTIVVVPSMSLDPDVLAKIAGAAHYEERQLGMLMFLRLPRTRIVYVTSQPIAPVIIDYYLNLLGGVPASHARKRLVMLSAYDGSLRALTDKILERPRLLARVREAIGDPKLAHLSCFNTTHRERTLAVQLGVPLYGCDPALSQLGSKSGSRTLFREAGVPHPKGYESLRDVHDVAAAIAAMRRDEPLLRRVVVKLEEGFSGEGNAILDLDEAPSELGTIEHWLRDALIQKLRCEAAGETPETYFAKFAAMGGIVEAWIEGDVKRSPSVQLRVTPTAELELISTHDQVLGGPSGQVFLGSTFPADGAYRAALHEAGRRIGEVLRARGVLGRFGVDFVAVWREGSWDLAAIEINLRKGGTTLPFQMLQFLTDGRYDQASGEFVTPLGQPRCYYATDNLVRPEYRRFIPEDLVDVLVENGLHFDETTQEGVVFNLIGALSEHGKLGLVCIARDHEGALALYERTMHILDAEASRSPSEILTA comes from the coding sequence GTGATCCTCGACCCCGCTCCCGGAAGCGACGACGAGCGCCTGCGCTTCGCGCAGCTGCAGAGCCGCCTCGGACCGATGTTCCGCGACGTGTTCAGCCACCCCGCGGCGCCGCGCACGATCGTCGTCGTGCCGAGCATGAGCCTCGACCCCGACGTGCTCGCGAAGATCGCCGGCGCAGCGCACTACGAGGAGCGCCAGCTCGGGATGCTCATGTTCCTGCGCCTGCCGCGCACGCGCATCGTCTACGTGACGAGCCAGCCGATCGCGCCGGTGATCATCGACTACTACCTGAACCTCCTCGGCGGCGTGCCCGCGAGCCACGCGCGCAAGCGCCTCGTGATGCTCTCCGCGTACGACGGCTCGCTGCGCGCGCTCACCGACAAGATCCTCGAGCGGCCGCGCCTGCTCGCGCGCGTCCGCGAGGCGATCGGCGATCCGAAGCTCGCGCACCTCTCGTGCTTCAACACGACGCATCGCGAGCGCACGCTCGCGGTGCAGCTCGGCGTGCCGCTCTACGGGTGCGATCCCGCGCTCTCTCAGCTCGGCAGCAAGTCGGGCTCGCGCACGCTCTTCCGCGAGGCCGGTGTGCCGCACCCGAAGGGCTACGAGAGCCTGCGCGACGTGCACGACGTCGCGGCGGCGATCGCGGCGATGCGGCGCGACGAGCCCTTGCTCCGCCGCGTCGTGGTGAAGCTCGAGGAAGGATTCTCCGGCGAAGGGAACGCGATCCTCGATCTCGACGAGGCACCGAGCGAGCTCGGCACGATCGAGCACTGGCTGCGCGACGCGCTGATCCAGAAGCTGCGCTGCGAGGCCGCGGGCGAGACGCCCGAGACGTACTTCGCGAAGTTCGCCGCGATGGGCGGCATCGTCGAGGCGTGGATCGAGGGGGACGTGAAGCGCTCGCCCTCGGTGCAGCTGCGCGTGACGCCGACCGCCGAGCTCGAGCTGATCTCGACCCACGATCAAGTGCTCGGCGGACCGAGCGGCCAGGTGTTCCTCGGCAGCACGTTCCCCGCGGACGGCGCGTACCGCGCGGCGCTGCACGAGGCAGGTCGGCGCATCGGCGAGGTGCTTCGCGCGCGCGGCGTGCTCGGGCGCTTCGGCGTCGACTTCGTTGCTGTGTGGCGGGAAGGGTCTTGGGATCTCGCCGCGATCGAGATCAACCTGCGCAAGGGCGGCACGACGCTGCCGTTCCAGATGCTGCAGTTCCTGACCGACGGGCGATACGACCAGGCGAGCGGCGAGTTCGTCACGCCGCTCGGTCAGCCGCGCTGTTACTACGCGACCGACAACCTCGTGCGCCCCGAGTACCGTCGCTTCATCCCCGAGGATCTCGTCGACGTGCTCGTCGAGAACGGCCTCCACTTCGACGAGACCACCCAGGAAGGCGTGGTGTTCAACCTGATCGGCGCGCTCTCCGAGCACGGCAAGCTCGGCCTCGTGTGCATCGCGCGCGACCACGAGGGCGCGCTCGCGCTCTACGAGCGCACGATGCACATCCTCGACGCCGAAGCGTCGAGGAGCCCGTCCGAGATCCTCACGGCGTGA